The following coding sequences are from one Gossypium hirsutum isolate 1008001.06 chromosome A12, Gossypium_hirsutum_v2.1, whole genome shotgun sequence window:
- the LOC107929613 gene encoding cytochrome b5: MASDPKVHTFEEVANHNKTKDCWLIISGKVYDVTPFMDDHPGGDEVLLSATGKDATNDFEDVGHSDSAREMMEKYYIGEIDPKTVPAKRTYIPPQQTPYNPDKTPEFVIKILQFLVPLLILGLAIAVRHYTKKE; the protein is encoded by the exons ATGGCTTCAGATCCTAAAGTGCACACTTTCGAGGAGGTTGCCAACCACAACAAAACCAAAGATTGTTGGCTGATTATTTCTGGGAAG GTTTATGATGTAACTCCGTTCATGGATGATCATCCCGGAGGTGATGAAGTTTTGCTGTCAGCTACTG GGAAGGATGCCACCAATGATTTTGAAGATGTGGGTCACAGTGATTCAGCAAGAGAAATGATGGAAAAATACTACATTGGTGAGATTGATCCAAAAACTGTCCCAGCAAAGCGCACTTACATTCCACCACAGCAAACGCCTTACAATCCCGATAAGACCCCTGAGTTTGTCATCAAGATCCTACAATTTCTTGTTCCCCTCTTGATCCTGGGTTTGGCTATTGCGGTACGTCACTATACCAAGAAAGAGTAG